A section of the bacterium genome encodes:
- a CDS encoding HesA/MoeB/ThiF family protein, with translation MSLREAEIDALERGIVPLRYVRNIPVFGIEGQLKLLRARVAVVGAGGLGGLAVELLARAGTGELVIVDGDRFGEDNLNRQILCRIEDIGAPKTEAAARRVREINPAVTPIPRRVFLDDDNADGILQGCDAALDALDHIGARLALERACARVGIPLVHGSIGGLLGEVAVSAPGSGRLEALFGADGPARGAEVELGTPTPTPAAVAALQVSETVRLLTGGGGPLAENLLICDLDALVFPLVRLKNREPEP, from the coding sequence ATTTCCCTGCGCGAGGCGGAGATCGACGCCCTCGAAAGGGGGATCGTTCCGCTGCGCTATGTCCGCAACATCCCCGTCTTCGGCATCGAGGGGCAGTTGAAGCTGCTGCGGGCCCGGGTCGCGGTCGTCGGCGCGGGCGGCCTGGGGGGCTTGGCCGTCGAACTTCTGGCCCGGGCCGGCACGGGGGAGCTGGTCATAGTCGACGGCGACCGGTTCGGTGAAGACAACCTCAACCGCCAGATCCTCTGCCGGATCGAGGACATCGGGGCGCCGAAAACCGAAGCGGCGGCGCGGCGGGTGCGGGAGATCAACCCCGCCGTCACCCCTATCCCCCGCCGGGTTTTCCTGGACGACGACAACGCCGACGGCATCCTGCAAGGCTGCGACGCCGCCCTGGACGCCCTCGACCACATCGGGGCCCGGCTGGCGCTGGAGCGAGCCTGCGCCCGGGTCGGGATACCCCTGGTCCACGGTTCGATCGGCGGTCTCCTCGGGGAGGTGGCGGTAAGCGCGCCCGGGTCGGGGAGGCTGGAGGCTCTCTTCGGCGCCGACGGCCCCGCCCGGGGAGCCGAAGTCGAGCTGGGAACCCCCACCCCCACCCCGGCGGCGGTGGCGGCGCTCCAGGTTTCCGAGACCGTCCGCCTACTCACGGGGGGCGGGGGCCCCCTGGCGGAGAACCTGCTCATCTGCGACCTGGACGCCCTCGTTTTTCCCCTGGTCCGCCTGAAGAACAGGGAGCCGGAGCCGTGA
- a CDS encoding MoaD/ThiS family protein — MISLTVHLYGKFKRPGTGGDMRMEAEAGTSVGELMDRLGLRGEVYRMVLVNGIRVGDGHRPADGDELHVFQPVGGG; from the coding sequence GTGATTTCCCTGACCGTTCACCTCTACGGCAAGTTCAAACGGCCGGGAACCGGCGGCGATATGCGCATGGAGGCGGAGGCGGGGACCTCGGTGGGCGAACTCATGGACCGCCTGGGTCTCAGGGGGGAAGTCTACCGGATGGTCCTGGTCAACGGCATCCGGGTGGGAGACGGTCACCGCCCGGCCGACGGCGACGAACTTCACGTCTTTCAACCGGTGGGCGGTGGATAG